In one window of Prevotella sp. E13-17 DNA:
- a CDS encoding energy transducer TonB: MRHYIARIIFVLLTIPISIPMQAQDAMEKAKALYNRAEKTSLASDYDKAIIALQKAMDEGFGQAAYILGKLYMFGYQTTGNFVKADDLKAIQMFEKALELGFDSGHLELGRYYMYGWGTDVNPEKAVYHFKADNSTEGAYYLAYCYWAGFGVEKNVMKAFEEVRVNYDEMGKFYDPNVKLMVASFLENSSYHDEFYNRHYAGDAQAERGYTISRIHNYLAACCIWSRINSPFFVLKALRYMYVNEWLSVGADKSNSSVNYQEIAKKALKMKGFTEKESGEILYILAYLREKEVDGQNNYYNRESLVNAEYLTKSAEFGYAPAMEKLAKWYETGYTVSKNLVKANQWKEKAEALSNEMEAEVEKFDSCTFLRIYREVDEKATCPTLQEYIDSFEKPIDKDGNPIKGNVVIRFAVDKKGKAKDLRIISSDNPVLTRFATTEIENLPKFNPAKRKDKEVASLLQWNLEY, from the coding sequence ATGAGACACTATATCGCAAGAATAATATTCGTCCTTCTGACTATCCCCATATCGATTCCCATGCAAGCACAAGATGCCATGGAAAAAGCGAAGGCATTATACAACAGAGCGGAAAAAACTTCTTTAGCAAGTGACTACGACAAGGCTATCATAGCCCTACAAAAAGCCATGGACGAAGGATTTGGACAGGCAGCCTATATTCTTGGCAAACTTTATATGTTTGGTTATCAAACAACTGGCAATTTTGTCAAGGCAGATGATTTGAAAGCGATACAAATGTTTGAAAAAGCATTAGAACTGGGATTTGATTCGGGCCATTTAGAACTAGGACGTTACTATATGTATGGTTGGGGTACAGACGTTAATCCAGAAAAAGCAGTCTATCATTTTAAAGCAGATAACAGTACAGAAGGAGCCTATTATTTAGCCTACTGCTATTGGGCAGGATTTGGTGTAGAGAAAAATGTAATGAAAGCTTTTGAGGAAGTAAGAGTGAACTACGACGAAATGGGAAAATTCTACGATCCAAATGTAAAATTAATGGTTGCATCATTTTTAGAAAATTCATCTTATCATGATGAGTTCTATAACAGGCACTACGCTGGCGATGCACAAGCAGAAAGAGGATATACTATTTCACGCATACACAATTATTTAGCAGCCTGCTGTATATGGTCAAGGATTAACAGTCCATTTTTCGTTCTTAAAGCTCTCAGGTACATGTATGTCAATGAGTGGCTATCCGTAGGAGCAGATAAAAGTAATTCTAGCGTTAACTATCAAGAGATCGCAAAAAAAGCATTAAAAATGAAAGGCTTCACAGAAAAAGAATCTGGAGAAATTCTATATATCTTGGCATACCTTAGAGAAAAAGAAGTAGATGGGCAAAACAATTATTACAATAGAGAAAGCCTTGTTAATGCCGAATATCTAACAAAATCAGCAGAATTTGGCTATGCGCCTGCAATGGAAAAATTGGCGAAATGGTATGAAACTGGCTATACTGTCTCTAAAAATCTAGTTAAGGCCAACCAATGGAAAGAAAAAGCTGAAGCACTCAGTAATGAGATGGAAGCTGAAGTTGAAAAATTTGACAGTTGCACGTTCTTACGCATATATCGCGAAGTGGACGAAAAGGCAACCTGTCCGACTTTGCAAGAATATATTGATAGTTTTGAAAAACCAATAGATAAGGACGGAAATCCAATAAAAGGTAATGTTGTTATACGCTTTGCCGTTGATAAAAAGGGGAAAGCTAAAGATCTTAGGATTATCAGTTCTGACAACCCAGTATTAACAAGGTTTGCAACAACCGAAATCGAAAACCTGCCTAAATTTAATCCTGCGAAACGAAAAGACAAAGAGGTAGCCTCATTGCTTCAATGGAATTTAGAGTATTAG
- a CDS encoding four helix bundle suffix domain-containing protein, with product MEITRFGFYWLDTWVLANVIQLATQDFCMAYLNQHNDPCGRQYDQMTMAARSAPANIAEGSSRHATSKETEMKLTDVARATLAELANDYLNWLLRQESIPWSMQSADYQAVSSIHLDRPEYKDDILHKSSIHILTQKHKFDKWLKSGDSLTAANCLLVLCNRLIQMISRQIERQLETFKVEGGFTEGLTAERLAFRAQQSVQAGAPTCPLCGKPMIKRVAKKGTNSGKEFWSCSAYPTCNGTRRIS from the coding sequence ATGGAAATAACTAGATTCGGATTCTACTGGCTTGACACATGGGTGCTTGCTAACGTGATTCAATTGGCGACCCAGGATTTTTGCATGGCCTATCTGAATCAGCATAACGACCCCTGCGGACGACAATACGACCAGATGACGATGGCGGCACGCTCGGCCCCTGCAAACATTGCCGAAGGCAGTTCGCGCCACGCCACCTCGAAAGAGACAGAGATGAAGCTCACGGATGTGGCTCGTGCCACGCTGGCCGAACTGGCTAACGACTATCTGAACTGGTTACTTCGTCAAGAGAGCATCCCCTGGTCTATGCAGTCGGCAGACTATCAGGCTGTCAGCAGCATCCACCTAGACCGTCCTGAATATAAAGATGACATCCTGCACAAAAGCAGCATTCATATTCTGACTCAGAAGCATAAGTTCGACAAATGGCTGAAGAGTGGCGATTCGCTAACGGCTGCCAACTGCCTGCTTGTGCTATGCAACCGTCTGATTCAGATGATTAGTCGTCAGATAGAACGTCAGTTAGAGACATTCAAAGTTGAGGGTGGCTTTACCGAAGGCCTCACAGCAGAGCGACTTGCCTTTAGGGCGCAGCAAAGTGTTCAGGCAGGCGCGCCGACCTGTCCTCTTTGCGGAAAGCCAATGATCAAGCGCGTGGCCAAGAAAGGCACCAACTCCGGCAAGGAATTCTGGAGCTGCAGCGCCTATCCGACGTGCAACGGAACAAGAAGAATTAGTTAA
- the prmC gene encoding peptide chain release factor N(5)-glutamine methyltransferase — translation MTYEEFWKPLTAVYEAGEAKAIARMVMEVRFGLSMTDIICGKTGDEDEMLTLRQRLLTGEPVQYVLGQADFGGRTFHVEPGVLIPRPETYELCQWSLPPTPSKWKGHILDIGTGSGCIACTLAAEIPNAEVTAWDISDEALRIAAENAKRTNVHVSFEKVDILNPPLLYREGLGVGLDIIVSNPPYICNKERAEMERNVLEHEPELALFVPDDNPLLFYRAIARFAQQALLPDGCLYFEINPIYVNDMKQMLCDEGFKHTEVRNDQYNKQRFTKSWR, via the coding sequence ATGACCTACGAAGAATTCTGGAAACCACTGACGGCCGTTTACGAGGCTGGCGAGGCAAAGGCCATCGCCCGCATGGTGATGGAGGTGCGCTTCGGACTCTCCATGACAGACATCATCTGCGGTAAGACTGGCGATGAGGACGAGATGCTGACCTTACGACAGCGCCTGCTGACGGGCGAGCCCGTACAGTACGTGCTGGGGCAGGCAGACTTCGGCGGCAGAACTTTCCACGTGGAGCCGGGCGTGCTGATACCACGACCGGAGACCTACGAGCTGTGCCAGTGGAGCCTCCCCCCGACCCCCTCCAAATGGAAGGGGCACATTCTTGACATCGGCACAGGCAGCGGCTGTATAGCCTGCACACTGGCAGCAGAGATTCCTAATGCAGAGGTGACAGCATGGGACATCTCGGATGAAGCCCTACGCATAGCCGCAGAGAACGCCAAACGTACCAATGTTCACGTGTCGTTCGAGAAGGTGGATATACTAAATCCCCCCCTCCTTTACAGGGAGGGGCTGGGGGTGGGTCTTGATATCATCGTCAGCAACCCCCCTTATATATGTAATAAGGAACGCGCGGAGATGGAGCGCAACGTGCTGGAGCATGAGCCAGAATTGGCACTCTTCGTGCCCGACGACAATCCTTTGTTGTTCTATCGCGCCATTGCACGCTTTGCCCAACAGGCACTTCTGCCCGACGGATGCCTATACTTTGAAATCAACCCAATATATGTCAACGACATGAAACAGATGCTCTGCGACGAAGGATTTAAGCATACTGAGGTCAGAAACGACCAATATAACAAACAGAGATTCACAAAATCATGGCGATAA
- a CDS encoding regulatory protein RecX: MAIKKEMTGQQAYLKLTALCARSEHCQQEMLDKMRQWGVSEEERAQVMQRLVNERYVDDERFTRAFVNDKIRYNKWGRRKVEQALWMKRIDEHIARAILDEVDDEEYTATLTPMLKQKRRTTKANSDYELNMKLIKFALSRGFTMDIIKQCLDVEDESEFLD; encoded by the coding sequence ATGGCGATAAAAAAAGAAATGACCGGTCAGCAGGCCTACCTAAAGCTAACGGCCCTCTGTGCCCGCAGCGAGCACTGTCAGCAGGAGATGCTTGACAAAATGCGCCAATGGGGCGTGTCAGAAGAAGAGCGGGCACAGGTGATGCAACGACTTGTAAACGAACGCTATGTAGATGACGAACGCTTTACGCGAGCCTTCGTCAACGACAAGATACGCTACAACAAATGGGGGCGCCGCAAAGTGGAACAGGCCTTATGGATGAAACGCATAGACGAACACATTGCCAGGGCTATACTCGACGAAGTGGATGACGAGGAGTACACCGCCACCCTGACGCCTATGCTCAAGCAGAAGCGCCGCACGACGAAGGCTAACAGCGACTACGAACTCAACATGAAACTCATCAAGTTCGCCCTGTCTCGCGGATTCACCATGGACATTATCAAACAATGCCTTGACGTAGAAGATGAGAGCGAGTTTTTGGACTGA
- a CDS encoding ComF family protein produces MRASFWTDLLDFIAPRTCAICGRWLSSREECICISCICDIPFASYHLHPLDNPMARLFWGLFPVEKVAALFFYQPRTQPYHLIHDLKYHYAPEIGQYLGRLMVKRMQPHGFFDDIDAIIPMPITWLRRIHRGYNQSEEIAKGIHELTGIPIYNNVVKRHRFKHSQTKLSIRQRRENVRDAFHLNKSEKVRGKHVLLIDDVITTGSTITACAEELTKAGDIRISVLSIGLTK; encoded by the coding sequence ATGAGAGCGAGTTTTTGGACTGACCTGTTAGACTTCATAGCCCCACGCACTTGCGCTATCTGCGGCCGCTGGCTGTCATCAAGAGAAGAGTGCATTTGCATCAGCTGTATCTGCGACATACCTTTTGCATCCTACCATCTTCATCCTTTAGACAACCCCATGGCCCGCCTCTTCTGGGGCCTATTTCCCGTAGAAAAGGTGGCGGCCCTGTTCTTTTATCAACCACGAACACAACCCTATCACCTGATTCACGACCTGAAATACCACTATGCACCCGAGATTGGACAGTACCTGGGGCGGCTGATGGTCAAGCGCATGCAGCCACACGGATTCTTCGACGACATTGATGCCATTATCCCCATGCCTATCACCTGGCTCAGACGCATACACCGTGGTTACAACCAAAGCGAGGAAATAGCTAAAGGAATACACGAACTCACCGGCATACCCATCTACAACAACGTGGTGAAGCGCCATAGGTTCAAGCACAGTCAGACAAAACTGAGCATTCGGCAGCGCCGAGAGAACGTGCGAGATGCATTCCATCTGAATAAAAGCGAAAAGGTACGAGGCAAGCACGTGCTGCTCATCGACGATGTCATCACCACAGGTTCCACCATCACAGCTTGTGCCGAGGAACTGACAAAGGCAGGAGACATACGCATCAGCGTGCTTTCCATAGGTCTTACGAAATAG
- the pyrE gene encoding orotate phosphoribosyltransferase, whose product MDIKKQFAQKLMDIQAIKLQPNDPFTWASGWKSPIYTDNRKTLSFPQLRSFVKLELCHAIQENFPEAEAVAGVATGAIAQGALVADQLGLPYSYVRPKPKDHGMGNQVEGEIKKGAKVVVVEDLISTGGSSLKAVAALREYGVEVIGMVASFTYGFPVAEEAFREAGVKLITLSNYDAVLEQAAETGYIKEEDKAVLAEWRKNPSEWKK is encoded by the coding sequence ATGGATATCAAAAAACAATTCGCCCAGAAACTGATGGACATTCAAGCCATCAAGTTGCAACCCAACGACCCATTCACATGGGCAAGTGGATGGAAATCGCCTATTTATACAGACAACCGCAAGACCCTCTCGTTCCCACAACTGCGTTCTTTCGTCAAGTTGGAGCTATGTCATGCTATTCAGGAGAACTTTCCCGAAGCCGAGGCTGTAGCAGGCGTTGCTACAGGTGCTATTGCGCAAGGCGCTTTGGTTGCCGACCAGCTTGGTCTTCCATATAGTTATGTTCGTCCGAAGCCCAAAGATCATGGCATGGGCAACCAAGTAGAAGGCGAGATTAAGAAAGGTGCCAAAGTGGTAGTGGTTGAAGACCTGATTTCCACTGGTGGCAGTTCGCTAAAAGCCGTTGCTGCCCTGCGCGAATATGGTGTAGAAGTGATTGGCATGGTGGCATCGTTCACCTATGGTTTCCCCGTAGCAGAAGAAGCATTCCGTGAGGCTGGCGTCAAGCTCATCACACTGAGCAACTACGATGCAGTGCTGGAGCAGGCTGCCGAGACTGGCTACATCAAGGAAGAAGACAAAGCCGTACTGGCAGAGTGGAGAAAGAACCCCAGTGAGTGGAAGAAATAA
- a CDS encoding SRPBCC family protein has protein sequence MSKFESSVKQIPYSQEAVYNLISDLSNLERVRDRVPEDKIKDFSFDKDSVTVNAPMVGSITLQIVERDEPKCVKFESVQSPMPFNLWIQVLPVSETTSKMKVTVKADIPFMLKAMVSGPLQDGVEKIADALAMVPYV, from the coding sequence ATGTCAAAATTTGAAAGTAGCGTCAAGCAAATACCATACTCGCAAGAGGCGGTCTATAACCTCATCAGCGACCTGAGTAACCTGGAGCGCGTACGTGACCGTGTGCCCGAAGATAAGATTAAGGACTTCTCGTTCGACAAAGACTCGGTGACGGTGAATGCGCCCATGGTTGGTAGCATCACGTTGCAGATTGTGGAGCGCGACGAGCCCAAATGTGTGAAGTTCGAAAGCGTGCAGTCGCCCATGCCTTTCAATCTATGGATTCAAGTGCTGCCCGTCAGCGAAACAACATCAAAGATGAAGGTCACCGTCAAGGCCGACATTCCCTTCATGCTGAAAGCGATGGTAAGTGGACCTCTGCAGGATGGTGTTGAGAAGATTGCCGATGCACTGGCAATGGTACCCTATGTATAA
- the argH gene encoding argininosuccinate lyase, whose amino-acid sequence MAQKLWEKDFEINSEIERFTVGRDREMDLYLAPYDVLGSMAHITMLESIGLLEKDELPVLLAELKNIYEQAQRGEFKIEDGVEDVHSQVELMLTRKLGDIGKKIHSGRSRNDQVLVDLKLFTRHQLQLVAEAVKDLFDQLIAKSNQYKNVLMPGYTHLQVAMPSSFGLWFGAYAESLADDMLFLQAAYKMTNRNPLGSAAGYGSSFPLNRQMTTDLLGFDSMDYNVVYAQMGRGKMERNVGFAIATIAGTMAKLAFDACMFNCQNFGFVKLPKECTTGSSIMPHKKNPDVFELIRSKSNKLQSLPQQITLMMNNLPVGYFRDLQIIKEVFLPAFDELLDCLRMTAYIINRIEVNDHILDDPRYDPMFSVEEVNRLAAEGMPFRDAYKKVGLDIEAGKFTPCKDIHHTHEGSIGNLMNDQICQLMQQVLDGFGFERVTKAEAQLLSSCKD is encoded by the coding sequence ATGGCACAAAAGCTTTGGGAGAAAGACTTTGAGATCAACAGTGAGATTGAACGTTTCACCGTGGGTCGCGATCGTGAGATGGATCTATATCTGGCACCTTACGATGTACTGGGCTCGATGGCTCACATCACCATGCTTGAGAGCATCGGACTGTTGGAAAAAGACGAGCTGCCAGTACTGTTGGCTGAACTGAAAAACATCTACGAACAGGCCCAGCGCGGTGAGTTCAAAATTGAAGACGGCGTTGAAGACGTCCACTCTCAGGTGGAGCTGATGCTCACCCGCAAATTGGGCGATATAGGTAAGAAGATTCACTCAGGACGCTCACGCAACGATCAGGTGCTGGTGGACCTTAAACTCTTCACCCGTCACCAGCTGCAGTTGGTGGCAGAAGCCGTCAAAGACCTATTCGACCAGCTCATCGCTAAGAGCAACCAGTACAAGAATGTGCTGATGCCTGGCTACACGCACCTACAGGTGGCCATGCCTTCTTCGTTTGGTCTTTGGTTCGGTGCTTATGCCGAGAGTCTTGCCGATGATATGTTGTTTCTGCAAGCGGCCTACAAGATGACCAACCGCAACCCTTTAGGTTCGGCTGCAGGCTATGGTTCTTCTTTCCCATTGAACCGACAGATGACCACTGACCTACTGGGCTTCGACTCGATGGACTACAACGTCGTTTATGCACAGATGGGACGCGGCAAGATGGAACGCAACGTGGGTTTTGCTATCGCAACCATCGCAGGCACCATGGCCAAGTTGGCTTTCGACGCCTGCATGTTCAACTGTCAGAACTTTGGGTTTGTGAAACTGCCCAAGGAATGTACCACGGGCTCAAGCATCATGCCACACAAGAAGAACCCCGACGTCTTCGAACTGATCCGTTCAAAGTCGAACAAGCTGCAGAGCTTGCCACAGCAAATCACACTGATGATGAACAATCTGCCTGTAGGTTATTTCCGCGATCTGCAAATCATCAAAGAGGTGTTCCTGCCTGCCTTTGACGAACTGCTCGACTGCCTGCGCATGACAGCTTACATTATCAACCGCATTGAAGTAAACGATCATATTCTCGACGACCCACGTTATGACCCAATGTTCTCGGTCGAAGAGGTCAACCGCCTGGCTGCCGAAGGCATGCCTTTCCGCGATGCCTACAAAAAAGTGGGACTTGACATTGAAGCTGGCAAGTTCACACCCTGCAAAGATATCCACCACACCCACGAAGGCAGCATCGGCAATCTGATGAACGACCAGATCTGCCAACTGATGCAACAAGTGCTGGATGGATTCGGTTTTGAACGAGTGACTAAAGCCGAGGCACAACTTCTTAGCTCATGCAAAGACTGA
- a CDS encoding tetratricopeptide repeat protein, with amino-acid sequence MNNKGTILLSAVAVAVLTSCSGKLGALSADNFSVTPNPLETQAGEVNATINGMFPEKYMKKKAVVTVTPQLRFQTVNGVKQVAGESATFQGEKVLGNDQTISYRVGGRYAMKSTFAYQPEMQQSELYLTFDAKVGKKTVKVPEVKVANGVIATSELYKRALTSAQAAVAQDAFQRIIKKKQEANIKFLIGQAQLRKSELQNNSVQEFVRLLSTIVKDQEGMLLDGVEVSAYASPDGGFQINERLAGKRQDVTEKYLKKEMKKAKMDATVDTKYTAEDWDGFQELVAASDIQDKDVILRVLSMYQDPEEREQQIKNISSAFRELADGILPQLRRARLTVNYELIGRDDEQIQEQFKSDATKLSIEELLYGATLDEENPATAEAYYKKAVELYPEDARAYNNLAVLAYAKGNDNEARQWVAKAQKKNSNLAEANANMGLLALKQGDMLNAESYIAKASSANGLAEVMGNLHLAQGKYAQAEQDFGSLKTNSAALAQILNKNYQAAANTLKGVKNADATTLYLAAILNARTGNNAEAAQALQKAIAKDPTLAEYAAKDLELVNIKK; translated from the coding sequence ATGAATAATAAAGGAACTATTTTATTGTCAGCCGTTGCTGTAGCAGTGCTGACATCATGTTCAGGAAAACTTGGCGCGCTTTCTGCCGACAATTTCAGTGTAACACCAAATCCTTTGGAGACACAGGCTGGTGAGGTCAATGCGACCATCAACGGTATGTTCCCCGAGAAATACATGAAGAAAAAAGCTGTCGTTACCGTTACACCTCAGCTGCGTTTCCAGACCGTGAACGGTGTAAAACAGGTAGCTGGCGAGAGCGCCACCTTCCAGGGTGAGAAAGTGTTGGGCAACGACCAGACCATCTCATACCGTGTGGGCGGACGCTATGCCATGAAGAGCACCTTCGCCTATCAGCCCGAAATGCAGCAGAGCGAGCTGTACCTCACCTTCGACGCAAAGGTTGGCAAGAAAACGGTCAAAGTGCCCGAAGTTAAGGTTGCCAATGGTGTAATCGCCACTTCTGAGCTTTACAAGCGTGCGCTCACCTCTGCACAGGCTGCTGTAGCTCAGGATGCTTTCCAGCGCATCATCAAGAAGAAACAAGAAGCAAACATTAAATTCCTCATCGGACAGGCACAATTGCGCAAGAGCGAGCTTCAGAACAATTCTGTACAGGAGTTCGTACGCTTGCTGAGCACAATTGTTAAAGACCAGGAAGGTATGCTCCTCGATGGTGTTGAGGTATCTGCCTATGCTTCTCCCGACGGTGGTTTCCAGATCAACGAGCGTTTGGCAGGCAAGCGTCAGGACGTCACTGAGAAATATCTCAAGAAAGAAATGAAGAAAGCAAAGATGGATGCTACCGTTGACACCAAATACACTGCAGAAGACTGGGACGGTTTCCAGGAATTGGTAGCTGCCAGCGATATTCAGGACAAAGACGTGATTCTGCGCGTTCTTTCAATGTATCAGGATCCCGAAGAGCGCGAGCAGCAGATCAAGAACATCTCTTCTGCTTTCCGTGAGCTGGCTGACGGCATTCTGCCTCAGTTGCGCCGTGCTCGTCTGACTGTCAACTACGAACTGATTGGTCGTGACGACGAGCAGATTCAGGAGCAGTTCAAGAGCGATGCCACCAAGCTGAGCATCGAGGAGTTGCTCTATGGTGCTACACTCGACGAAGAGAACCCCGCTACTGCTGAGGCATATTATAAGAAGGCTGTAGAGCTCTACCCCGAAGATGCGCGTGCATACAACAACTTGGCTGTTCTGGCCTATGCAAAGGGCAACGACAACGAGGCTCGTCAGTGGGTAGCAAAAGCTCAGAAGAAGAACAGCAACCTGGCTGAGGCAAACGCTAACATGGGTCTGCTGGCACTGAAGCAGGGCGACATGCTGAATGCAGAGAGCTACATTGCAAAGGCATCAAGTGCAAATGGTCTTGCAGAGGTAATGGGTAACCTGCATCTGGCACAGGGCAAATATGCACAAGCTGAGCAGGACTTCGGAAGTCTGAAGACAAACTCTGCTGCTCTGGCACAGATTTTGAACAAGAACTATCAGGCTGCTGCTAACACACTGAAGGGTGTTAAGAACGCAGATGCCACCACCCTCTACCTTGCCGCTATCCTCAATGCCCGCACAGGCAACAATGCAGAGGCAGCACAAGCTTTGCAGAAAGCTATTGCTAAAGATCCCACATTGGCAGAATATGCTGCAAAGGATCTCGAACTCGTAAATATCAAGAAATGA
- a CDS encoding DUF4369 domain-containing protein, whose translation MTTRNWLVITIIGCLLAACGGSGNRFRLEGQFKNLNQGEFYLYNLERGTKDTIKVNDGRFVYDIYLNDTITYALLFPNYSELPIFAMPGATVKMDGDVSHLKETKILGTPDNKEMTDFRLRVNDMTPPEVKQHAQHFIEENPASPLSVYILRRFFIQDINPDYALCARMAEAITKAQPGHIEMQQLSRQLNTLRNAVSKGKLPHFTAIDTKGRTATHQQLQSTVNVVIAWAAWSYESQNMLHQMQRLQKEYGNDLAIVSVCLDATKEEGRYALDRDSINWSNICDGNMWDSPLVMTLGITSVPGNIIADKQGNIIARNLPASELEEKIRAMIE comes from the coding sequence ATGACGACCAGAAACTGGTTGGTAATAACAATCATCGGTTGCCTACTCGCTGCTTGCGGCGGGTCAGGCAACCGTTTTCGCCTTGAAGGACAATTCAAAAATCTGAATCAAGGTGAGTTCTATCTTTATAATCTTGAGCGAGGCACAAAAGACACAATCAAGGTCAACGATGGCCGATTCGTGTATGACATTTATCTGAACGACACCATCACCTATGCCTTGCTCTTTCCCAACTATTCAGAGTTGCCCATCTTTGCCATGCCAGGTGCTACCGTAAAAATGGATGGCGACGTTTCCCATTTGAAAGAAACGAAGATATTGGGAACTCCCGACAACAAGGAGATGACAGACTTCCGACTACGTGTCAACGACATGACACCACCAGAAGTCAAGCAACACGCGCAACATTTTATTGAAGAGAATCCTGCATCACCACTAAGCGTATATATATTGCGCCGCTTTTTTATTCAGGACATCAACCCTGACTACGCTCTCTGCGCACGCATGGCTGAAGCCATTACAAAAGCACAACCAGGGCATATAGAGATGCAGCAACTCAGTCGGCAACTGAACACTCTACGCAATGCTGTCTCAAAAGGTAAATTGCCTCATTTCACCGCCATTGACACAAAAGGACGTACTGCCACTCATCAGCAACTTCAAAGCACAGTCAACGTAGTCATTGCATGGGCAGCATGGAGCTATGAATCACAAAACATGCTTCACCAAATGCAACGGTTACAGAAAGAATACGGCAACGACCTTGCGATAGTGTCGGTCTGTCTTGATGCCACGAAAGAAGAAGGACGCTATGCACTGGACCGAGACAGTATCAATTGGTCAAACATCTGCGATGGCAATATGTGGGACTCACCCCTTGTTATGACCTTGGGAATCACCTCTGTTCCAGGCAACATCATTGCTGACAAGCAAGGCAACATCATTGCCCGAAACCTACCAGCTTCGGAACTGGAAGAGAAAATCAGAGCCATGATAGAATAA